The nucleotide sequence AATCCCAAAAGGTCGGGCAGGTTAACGGTTTGTCGGTTTCTTCTGCAGGCGACTTTGCGTTTGGTATGCCCTCTCGCGTGACTTCTAGCATCGGTTTGGGCAAAGAAGGCGTGGTCGATATTGAACGGGAAGCCAAGATGGGTGGTCCTATTCACACGAAAGGCGTGTTGATTTTGAGCGGTTACTTGAATGAGAAGTATGCTAAGGATAAGCCGTTGAGTTTGTCGGCGCGGCTGGTGTTTGAGCAAAACTACGGCGGCGTAGACGGCGACAGCGCTTCGAGCACCGAGTTGTACTCGTTGCTCTCTAACCTCTCTGGCGTGCCTATCAAGCAAAGTATTGCGGTTACGGGTTCGGTGAATCAGCGCGGCGAAGTGCAAGCTATCGGCGGGGTCAACGAGAAAATCGAGGGGTTCTTTGAAGTCTGCAAAGCCGAAGGGCTAACAGGCGAGCAGGGCGTCATGATTCCAGAAAGCAACGTTCAGAACCTGATGCTCAAAGAAGAAGTCGTCGAAGCCGTAGCCCAAGGCAAATTCCACATCTACGCAGTCAAAACCATCGACCAAGGCATCCAAGTCCTCACAGACAAAAAAGCCGACACCATAAACACGTTAGTCGACAAACGCCTCACAGAAATGACCCAAAAACTCTCATCACTCGCAGCATACAACCCCCAAACCCCCGCCCCCAAAGAAAAAACCCAACCTTAACCTCCCTCTCACCAATTTTCCATCCGCTACCCCTTTCTTTTTTGGGTAGCATTTGCTGCTTATTTGAGCAGTTTGGAGAAGAAGTGAATAAACCCTGTTGCCTCAACTTGTTTGTGTTGTAGTTATGTGCATAGAAGCCGCTGTGCTTGAGTGAACGATTATCCACGTTTGTACACAAAAAGGTTATATAAATTCCAGTTGCAAGGTGTAGTTTATTGTGTAGGGGTAATCGTGTATGGTCAGATATATTTTCGTGACGGGTGGGGTTCTTAGTTCTGTTGGTAAGGGTATTTTGACTAGTTCTATTGGGAAGATGCTTCAGTCTCGCGGCGTGAAGGTTACAGTTATCAAAATTGACCCTTACGTGAATGTGGATGCGGGTACTATGAACCCGTACATGCACGGCGAAGTTTTCGTCACGGATGATGGCGGCGAGACCGACTTGGATTTGGGTTGGTACGAACGCTTTCTTGACCTTAACCTCACACAGGAAAACAACCTCACCACAGGCTTAGTCTACAAATCCGTTATCGAAAAAGAGCGCCGCGGCGACTTTCTGGGGCGCTGTGTCCAGATTATTCCTCATGTAACTAACGAAATCAAGAACCGCATAAGAGCCATAGCTAAAACCTGCAACGCCGACGTAGTCCTCACCGAAGTAGGCGGCACAGTGGGTGACATTGAGGGCTTGCCTTTTCTTGAAGCCATCCGCCAAATGCGCATAGAAGAAGGCTACGACAACACGTTATACGTTCACGTGGCTTTGGTTCCGATTTTGGATGTTACCATGGAGATGAAAACCAAACCGCTTCAGCACAGCGTCAACGAACTGCGCCGCATCGGTATCCAACCCGACACCATCGTCGCAAGAAGCCCCCACATGATTGACGCTGAAGTCCTAAGAAAAATCGCGCTGTTTGGAACCATACCCGAATACGCCGTATTTTGCAGTTACAACGCCGAATCCGTCTACCAAGTACCCGTCATACTGGACAGGCAGGGCATGGGCGACTACATTTGTCATCGTTTTAATTATACGTGTGCGCGTCCTGACTTTGCGCAGTGGCAACAGTTTGTGGATGCAGTCGTGAAACCCGAGCATGAAGTTAGCATTGCTTTGGTTGGCAAGTACGCAGGTTTAACTGACAGCTACGTCAGCATGAGCGAAGCCCTACGACACGGCGGCGCAGCCTGCAAAACCAAAGTTTGCATCAACTACTTAGAATCCGAAAAATTCGAACAAAACCCGCAGTGCCTAAGCGAACTTGACAGCTACGACGGCATCTTTGTCCCCTACGGCTTTGGACCCCGCGGAACAGAAGGAAAAATCGCCGCCGTCAAATACGCAAGAGAAAACGACATACCCTTCCTTGGCATCTGCTACGGCTTCCAACTAGCAACCATAGAGTTCGCACGCAACGTCTGCGGCTTAAAAGACGCAAACAGCAGCGAAATCAACCCCGAAACCCCTCACCCCGTAATTGCTCTTATGCCTGAACAACGCGGCATAGAAAACAAGGGCGCTACCATGCGTTTAGGCGTACACGAAGTCGTCGTGGAAAAAGGCACCTTAGCCCACGGTTTGTACAAAGCTGATAAAGTGCAAGAGCGCCACCGCCACCGCTTCGAAGTCAACCTCGACTACATCGACGTTTTAACCAAAAACGGAGTAGTTTTCGGCGGCAAAAGCACCGACGGCAGACGCATGGAAATGCTCGAACTACCCGATAAATACTTCTTCTTCGCCTCACAATTCCACGGTGAATTCAAAAGCAGACCCGCCCGACCCTCACCCGAATACTACGGCTTCATCAACGCCTGCATAAACAAAAAACTCGGCAACCCCAAACCCACCTACTAACCCCACCGCTTTTTCTATGCGGTTCTTGGTTTTTGCTTGAAAAACTGTTTTGTTGTTGTTTGGTTTTGAAAAAGAAAAAGTTGGGTTGTTAACCCCATGTTTTCCCTTGTCTCTTGGAGCTGTTTAGCCCTGTTTGGTTTTGTGTACCTGAGCCATCCGTGTGAAGTGGATATTTCTGGTTTGGGCTTTTGGTTGGCTCCGTTTTGAGAACTGGGTTTATTCAGATGTGCCAGATTGTGGGTAGCAGAGTTCTTTGAGGTCAGCTAGTTTTGAGGGTATGTTGAAGATGATGTCGTCTTTGGTTAGTACGCCGAGCATTTTGCCTTCTTTGTCGATTACGGGTAGGTGCTTGATTTTCCAGTGGTTCATTAGTTTGATGGCATCGTCTACGGTGGCTTCTTCGTCTATGGTTACAAGTGGGTTGGTGTAGACCATGCGTGCGATGACTGCGTTGGGTGCTAAGTTTTGGGTGAAAAGGCGCACCAGCAGGTCATGGATTGTGATGATGCCGGTGGGTTTCTCGCTTTGAATCACCATCATGTAATTCAAGTCGTACTTGGACATGGTGTCAAGGACGTCAGCTACGCTTGTTTCGTTCTTGGCTATATGGATGTCTTTGGTCATGATGTCTTTTACTAGGACATTACTTGCCATTCAGATTCCTCAATGGCTATGAAAAATGCTCTTGTTGTTTATCAATTTTTTGTTAGTTTACTGTGCCGCGCAGTGTTTTGCTGCCTTTCACGGCGCCAAAGACACGTGTGCAACACCAAAAAACCCGCAGAACTCCTGCTTCATGCAAAACTGCTTGGGCTTCTCTTTTTCTGGTTTCCCCCTGCAGCCCTGTTATTAGCCGCCTCTTTCATGGTGCGTTGCAGTTTGCTTTTGGTTTGGTTCTGATTGGTTTGCCTTGGATTTGGATAAAGGTATAATAGCACGAACAACATCCTGTGAGCGTTTATCAACGTTTGATGCGATGCTCGATGACTGCAGCTAACAAAGTGCAAATAACAAAAAAAACCATCATACTGCCAATCCTAGGCATAGCTGCATTCCTTCTGTACGTATACTTCTTCAACGTTGACATCCTCGAAATCATAGCCACCGCCCAAACCGCCGACCCCCTCTTCTACTCTGCAGCCATACTTCTGGGGTTTGCGGAAATCTTTTTCTACGCAGTTTCTTGGCGCTCTTTGCTTGCGGCGCTTAAAGTCAAAATCTCCGTTGTGCGGTCTTTTCTGTACACATGGTATGGCATGTTCATGGACTTGGTAATCCCTGCGGAGTCCATAGCGGGAGAGGTCTGTAGGATATTTCTGGTTAACCGCGAAAAAAACGGCACACAAGGCAAAACTGTAGCTTCTGTTGTCGCCCAAAGAATCTTGGG is from Candidatus Bathyarchaeota archaeon and encodes:
- a CDS encoding CTP synthase; its protein translation is MVRYIFVTGGVLSSVGKGILTSSIGKMLQSRGVKVTVIKIDPYVNVDAGTMNPYMHGEVFVTDDGGETDLDLGWYERFLDLNLTQENNLTTGLVYKSVIEKERRGDFLGRCVQIIPHVTNEIKNRIRAIAKTCNADVVLTEVGGTVGDIEGLPFLEAIRQMRIEEGYDNTLYVHVALVPILDVTMEMKTKPLQHSVNELRRIGIQPDTIVARSPHMIDAEVLRKIALFGTIPEYAVFCSYNAESVYQVPVILDRQGMGDYICHRFNYTCARPDFAQWQQFVDAVVKPEHEVSIALVGKYAGLTDSYVSMSEALRHGGAACKTKVCINYLESEKFEQNPQCLSELDSYDGIFVPYGFGPRGTEGKIAAVKYARENDIPFLGICYGFQLATIEFARNVCGLKDANSSEINPETPHPVIALMPEQRGIENKGATMRLGVHEVVVEKGTLAHGLYKADKVQERHRHRFEVNLDYIDVLTKNGVVFGGKSTDGRRMEMLELPDKYFFFASQFHGEFKSRPARPSPEYYGFINACINKKLGNPKPTY
- a CDS encoding CBS domain-containing protein; amino-acid sequence: MASNVLVKDIMTKDIHIAKNETSVADVLDTMSKYDLNYMMVIQSEKPTGIITIHDLLVRLFTQNLAPNAVIARMVYTNPLVTIDEEATVDDAIKLMNHWKIKHLPVIDKEGKMLGVLTKDDIIFNIPSKLADLKELCYPQSGTSE